GCGCGCGCACATCTGCTAGCCGCCGACGTATCGCATGACGGCAAACCTCGTGTATTAGAAGATGACGGTCAAAGCCAAGGGAGGCGACTTTGAAAGGAGCGCGTGGTCGCCGTGCTCCAAAAATGTTTTGACGTTGTGCGCACGGTAAGGTCAGCCGGCCTACTTTTTTTAGCGGCTCCGAAGCCGGGCGACCTTACTGACGAGTCATCAGAGGAAAAAGCAGACCGTATTTCTTCTGGTGGGCCTCGCTGGCGTGTGACTGGGGGAGGAACGGGAATGGACGGGGGCGGAGTCCTGTTACAGGAAGCGGCGGCAGTGACTTTGATGAATTATTGATCGAGCTAATGGatgctttcttttttctttcttttttttggcctCGGCCTCAACCACCTGAGAAGTCCCAGGAGAGCCAAAGGCAGTCACGTGAGGCCACCGCGTCGATGTGTTGGCGCAGGAGGCGGCTTTTACTTTGCGGGAAGTTCCGGCTTTGGTCAGCTAGCGCGGGTGCGCGCTTTCTCTAGAGGTATCTCTtgttccctctctctctctcttgctcacccacactctctctctctctctctctctctctctctttctttctcacaCTCTCTTTCTTgcgctcactctcactcactcactcactctcactctctcgcttTGGCTCGTTTGGCTTTCTGGCTACGGAGCGCGTTCCCGAGGGCCGACTGCGGCGCGGCAGCCGGAGCGAGATGGCAGCAGCGGGACGCCATGGCCGCTGAGAAGAAAACGATGGGCGCGCGCGCCGGCGTCGGTGGcggcgacgccctgagcgagacGCGGGCGCGGCGGCCGCGAGCCTCCCGCTCCTTGTctttctcctcttcttcctcctcctcgtatCGGTCCTTCTCCTCCCGGGTGGCGTCGGGGGCCAGCCTGGCCCTGAGCGCGCTgtcgctgctgctgctggccaCGGCCATCGGCACCGACCACTGGTACGAGACGGACACGCGGCGGCACCGGGACAACTGCGAGCGTCAGGGCGCCGACTCCAACGGGCAGCAGAACCGCGACATGCCCATCTACCACCTGCCGCTGCTGGACACGGGCGCGCGCGACGTGGCGCTGATGAAGCCCGTGCACGTGGGCAGCCGCGAGGACGAGCTGCTGGAGAACTGGCGCGCCATCCTGGGCATGGGCATCCTGGAGACCGAGTGCGGACGCCCGCTCTTCTCCACGCACGCCGGCCTCTGGAGGAAGTGCTACTTTGCCGGACTGGACCCGGACATCGACAAGCTCGTCGACAGaggtgggaagaaaaaaaaaaaaaaaaaaaaaagccccgaGTTGTGTCTGTCGTGCGTGCTTGCTTGCGTGCGTGCTTATGTTTGCTTGTTCCACGCTCTGACGGTCCGCCCGGACGCTCACCCCAATCGACGACGCTCAGGTATCGCGGAGCGCTGCACGGCCGTCAAGTATCACTTTTCGCAGCCGATCCGGTTGAGGAACATCCCTCTCAACCTCACCAGAAGCATACAGCAAGACGAATGGCACCTGCTACGTGAGTCTCCCTCCCGCATATTGACACCATGCCACGCCGtgctctctctcctctctaCATGTATTCTCTCCTCCTCTGCTTCTCCTACGCTTCTCCTACGCTCTCTTCCGCTCTCTCAGACCTGCGCCGCATCACGGCCGGCTTCCTGGGCATGGCCGCCGCCGTCCTGCTGTGCGGGAGCATCGTCACCACCGTGGGTTTCTTCTGGGAGGGAAGCCTGACCCGACACGTGGCGGGTCTCCTCTTCTTCATGGCAGGTGCGCCCGTTCGCGCCACTCCCACGCTAGCCGCTCGTACGGGCAGGACGTTGGCGCTGGCGCAAAACCAAGCCAGAACATTTGCACGGCTCCGCAATAGATGTCGAAGCCAAACGGACGCCACCTTTTTCCACGGCACGGTCGTTCCGTTTCAACGGTGCGACGGGTGGCGCTTTTGGGCTGCCCATGCCAATCCCATTTGTTACTCTTAACGCTCCAGAAACAGAAAGCGGCTCGGTTAGCGCCACCGGCGCCGGGGCGGGCGCTAGATCTGGAAAAGTGGCGTCTCCAAGTAGCAACGGTGCCTGCCATCGTCGTACGCGTGTTCCCTCCCCaagcgtgtttttagtgtgCTTAGCGTGCCGTGCCTTTCCCAGCCTCTGTGTCTTTTTCCGCTCCTTCAGGAATTTTCTGCACCATTTCCCTGTGCACCTACGCATCCAGCGTGACCTACGACCTTTCCAGGAAGCCCCCCTTCATCTACGGCCTCCCCGACGACGTGGACCACGGCTACGGCTGGTCGGTGGGGCTGGCGTGGGCCAGCCTGTCCCTCAGCGTGGCGTGCGGCTGCCTGGGCGCCGCCTTCCCGCTGCCCGGCCGCTCGGGGCGCGGCCGCGACAAAGCCGCCGGCGCCTCGGCCGTCTGAGCCGGGCCCCGGTCGGAGCCTTCCGCGGCGAATCGTGCGGCGCCACCAGCACCCTTTCTCGCCCTCACGAAACCTCCCTCAAGGAGAACCTTTTTTTATAATGagatcccccaaaaaacatcgaGCAAAGCATGCAGTTGTGGAGGctgctagcttaatgctaactTAGAATCACAAATTCCATAGACAGgctaacaaaataaaacatagcGGGCATGTGTCAGAGCGTTGGTCTGGGTGTCACCACGCAGCCACCCGGACCGATAGATAGATCGATTAAGCACAATGAAATGTAAATCCATCAAAAGGTGCATCCACATGGTCTCTATTTAGTCATACCCTTTGCTTGATAACGTGCTTTTTGTTCAAATGTCTGTGGCGTTTGGGCAAGAAAGATGGCCGGATAGACCCAAATGGCTTCAGGCCAAATAACCATGAAAGAAGTCCA
The Stigmatopora argus isolate UIUO_Sarg chromosome 7, RoL_Sarg_1.0, whole genome shotgun sequence DNA segment above includes these coding regions:
- the tmem178a gene encoding transmembrane protein 178A isoform X2, translating into MAAEKKTMGARAGVGGGDALSETRARRPRASRSLSFSSSSSSSYRSFSSRVASGASLALSALSLLLLATAIGTDHWYETDTRRHRDNCERQGADSNGQQNRDMPIYHLPLLDTGARDVALMKPVHVGSREDELLENWRAILGMGILETECGRPLFSTHAGLWRKCYFAGLDPDIDKLVDRGIAERCTAVKYHFSQPIRLRNIPLNLTRSIQQDEWHLLHLRRITAGFLGMAAAVLLCGSIVTTVGFFWEGSLTRHVAGLLFFMAGIFCTISLCTYASSVTYDLSRKPPFIYGLPDDVDHGYGWSVGLAWASLSLSVACGCLGAAFPLPGRSGRGRDKAAGASAV
- the tmem178a gene encoding transmembrane protein 178A isoform X1, translated to MLSFFFLFFGLGLNHLRSPRRAKGSHVRPPRRCVGAGGGFYFAGSSGFGQLARVRAFSRGISCSLSLSLAHPHSLSLSLSLSLSFSHSLSCAHSHSLTHSHSLALARLAFWLRSAFPRADCGAAAGARWQQRDAMAAEKKTMGARAGVGGGDALSETRARRPRASRSLSFSSSSSSSYRSFSSRVASGASLALSALSLLLLATAIGTDHWYETDTRRHRDNCERQGADSNGQQNRDMPIYHLPLLDTGARDVALMKPVHVGSREDELLENWRAILGMGILETECGRPLFSTHAGLWRKCYFAGLDPDIDKLVDRGIAERCTAVKYHFSQPIRLRNIPLNLTRSIQQDEWHLLHLRRITAGFLGMAAAVLLCGSIVTTVGFFWEGSLTRHVAGLLFFMAGIFCTISLCTYASSVTYDLSRKPPFIYGLPDDVDHGYGWSVGLAWASLSLSVACGCLGAAFPLPGRSGRGRDKAAGASAV